A genome region from Crossiella equi includes the following:
- a CDS encoding sodium:solute symporter family protein, protein MEALAASSLRLDASLLDYALLAVYFVLVLGIGYLARRSVSSSLDFLLSGRSLPAWVTGLAFISANLGALELMGMTANGAQYGMATVHYYWIGAIPAMVFLGLVMMPFYYGSKVRSVPEFMRRRFGKPAHLVNALSFAIAQVLIAGINLFALSVIINVLLGWPIWLSIVIAAVVVLAYTTMGGLSAAIYNEVLQFFVIVAALAPITIIALHKIGGWQGMVEKVTASVGGTTNLETWPASNLTGIADGTLSVIGLVFGLGFVLSFGYWTTNFAEVQRAMSAKSMSAARRTPIIGAYPKALIPFIIIIPGIIGAVLVPDIAALKSGDHSSGAEYNQVLLYLMRDLLPNGVLGVAIAGLLASFMAGVAANVSSFNTVFTYDLWQDYVRKDRPDEYYLRVGRLATVAACVVAIGTAFIAANLGGSNIMDYIQALFSFFNAPLFATFILGMFWKRMTPTAGWTGLVAGTLAAVIVWLLSEPKLGIQVLDLPGQGASFIGAGAAFVVDIAVSVAVSLVTRPKPDSELVGLVYSLTPKETRKHSTTGDDAGWYRSPALLGAGVLVLTIALNIFIG, encoded by the coding sequence GTGGAAGCGCTCGCCGCTTCGAGCCTGCGTCTTGACGCAAGCCTGCTCGACTACGCACTGCTCGCGGTGTACTTCGTTCTGGTGCTGGGCATCGGGTATCTGGCCCGCCGCTCGGTGTCCTCGAGTCTGGACTTCCTGCTCTCCGGCAGGTCCCTGCCCGCGTGGGTCACCGGCCTGGCCTTCATCTCGGCCAACCTCGGTGCCCTCGAGCTCATGGGCATGACGGCCAACGGTGCCCAGTACGGCATGGCCACCGTGCACTACTACTGGATCGGCGCGATCCCGGCCATGGTGTTCCTCGGCCTGGTGATGATGCCGTTCTACTACGGCTCCAAGGTCCGCAGCGTGCCGGAGTTCATGCGGCGCCGCTTCGGCAAGCCCGCGCACCTGGTGAACGCGCTCAGCTTCGCCATCGCGCAGGTGCTCATCGCGGGCATCAACCTGTTCGCCCTGTCGGTGATCATCAACGTGCTGCTCGGCTGGCCGATCTGGCTGTCCATCGTGATCGCCGCGGTCGTGGTCCTCGCCTACACCACCATGGGCGGTCTGTCCGCCGCGATCTACAACGAGGTGCTGCAGTTCTTCGTCATCGTCGCCGCGCTGGCGCCGATCACGATCATCGCGCTGCACAAGATCGGCGGCTGGCAGGGCATGGTCGAGAAGGTCACCGCCTCGGTGGGCGGTACGACCAATCTCGAGACCTGGCCCGCGAGCAACCTGACCGGCATCGCCGACGGCACGCTCAGTGTCATCGGCCTGGTCTTCGGCCTCGGCTTCGTGCTCTCCTTCGGCTACTGGACGACGAACTTCGCCGAGGTCCAGCGCGCGATGTCGGCCAAGAGCATGTCGGCCGCGCGGCGCACGCCGATCATCGGTGCCTACCCCAAGGCGCTGATCCCGTTCATCATCATCATCCCGGGCATCATCGGCGCGGTCCTGGTGCCGGACATCGCCGCGCTCAAGAGCGGTGACCACAGCTCGGGCGCGGAGTACAACCAGGTCCTGCTGTACCTGATGCGCGACCTGCTGCCCAACGGCGTGCTCGGCGTGGCCATCGCCGGTCTGCTCGCCTCGTTCATGGCCGGTGTCGCGGCGAACGTCTCCTCGTTCAACACCGTGTTCACCTACGACCTGTGGCAGGACTACGTCCGCAAGGACCGTCCGGACGAGTACTACCTGCGGGTGGGCCGCCTGGCCACCGTCGCGGCCTGCGTGGTGGCCATCGGCACCGCGTTCATCGCGGCCAACCTGGGCGGGTCCAACATCATGGACTACATCCAGGCGCTGTTCTCCTTCTTCAACGCCCCGCTGTTCGCCACGTTCATCCTGGGCATGTTCTGGAAGCGGATGACGCCGACGGCGGGCTGGACCGGCCTGGTGGCGGGCACCCTGGCCGCGGTCATCGTCTGGCTGCTCTCCGAGCCGAAGCTCGGCATCCAGGTCCTGGACCTGCCGGGCCAGGGCGCCAGCTTCATCGGCGCGGGCGCGGCCTTCGTGGTCGACATCGCGGTCAGCGTGGCGGTCTCGCTGGTGACCCGGCCCAAGCCGGACTCCGAGCTGGTCGGCCTGGTCTACAGCCTCACGCCGAAGGAGACCCGCAAGCACTCCACCACCGGTGACGACGCGGGCTGGTACCGCTCGCCCGCCCTGCTGGGCGCCGGGGTGCTCGTGCTGACCATCGCGCTGAACATCTTCATCGGCTGA